The Candidatus Saccharimonadales bacterium genome contains a region encoding:
- a CDS encoding type II secretion system protein yields the protein MNRRAGFTLVELLITITIMVILMTLVVFNLRSVQVNARDEKRATDAEVIARGLEIRYANGNPRATSAYINKSEYPGINEMFHALGFTKAGFVPTSVSGGYLQELLPGTEKILGTGSNLDFMCASACAAEVAATVNSMTTISKYVYEPIDSSNNVCFNGGCIRFNLYYRTEKDNVVRKIMSKHQ from the coding sequence ATGAACCGTCGTGCTGGATTTACGCTTGTCGAGCTCCTCATTACTATTACCATTATGGTGATCTTAATGACCCTCGTCGTATTTAATTTGCGTTCCGTTCAGGTTAACGCCCGCGACGAAAAACGGGCAACCGATGCGGAAGTTATCGCAAGGGGATTAGAAATTCGATACGCCAATGGCAACCCTCGTGCGACTTCGGCTTATATCAATAAAAGCGAATATCCTGGAATTAATGAAATGTTCCATGCGTTAGGATTTACAAAGGCAGGATTTGTACCCACATCCGTCAGTGGTGGCTATCTCCAAGAACTTCTTCCTGGAACCGAAAAAATATTAGGCACGGGCAGCAACCTTGATTTTATGTGTGCGAGCGCCTGCGCCGCCGAAGTAGCAGCAACCGTCAATAGCATGACGACAATCAGTAAATACGTATACGAACCGATCGATTCGAGTAATAATGTATGTTTTAATGGAGGGTGTATACGTTTTAACCTCTATTATCGTACCGAGAAAGACAATGTTGTTCGTAAAATAATGAGTAAACACCAATGA
- the murB gene encoding UDP-N-acetylmuramate dehydrogenase encodes MDIHTNIPLKNYTTMRLGGNARFMTEVHTADDVAVVCNNAHTQNLPIFILGGGSNVIVRDEGFQGIIIRNRIPGFEVIADDSMGTTIKIGAGENWDEVVKRAVGMNLSGIEAMSAIPGTAGAAPVQNVGAYGQEIAETLVSVEAYDIQTNQFVLLSNADCGFSYRHSIFRGTESGRYVITSITLKLYKAAPQPPFYKAIQDYFESHGITIFTPHAIRDAVTVIRSDKLPDPALTPNTGSFFKNAIVEDWQLNELRKEYPDIPTYDMSDGRFKVPTGWLIERTGLKGKTIHGMHIHDKNALVLINESAKSYSDLAAARDEIIGAVRDQFHIMIEQEPLEI; translated from the coding sequence ATGGATATTCATACAAATATACCTCTAAAAAACTATACGACGATGCGACTAGGCGGCAACGCTCGGTTTATGACAGAAGTCCATACTGCCGATGATGTTGCAGTTGTTTGCAATAATGCACATACGCAAAATCTTCCCATCTTTATACTTGGCGGTGGCAGTAACGTTATCGTTCGAGATGAAGGATTTCAAGGCATCATTATTCGTAATCGTATTCCGGGTTTTGAAGTTATTGCCGACGATTCAATGGGTACAACCATAAAAATCGGTGCAGGTGAAAACTGGGACGAAGTTGTTAAACGAGCAGTCGGCATGAACCTTTCAGGTATAGAGGCGATGTCGGCTATTCCAGGAACCGCAGGCGCCGCCCCTGTTCAGAATGTGGGCGCGTACGGCCAAGAAATTGCCGAAACACTCGTATCCGTTGAAGCGTACGACATTCAAACCAACCAATTCGTGCTTCTTTCCAATGCAGATTGCGGCTTCTCATACCGTCATAGTATTTTTCGCGGAACTGAGTCTGGCCGTTACGTAATTACTTCGATTACCCTTAAACTTTACAAAGCCGCACCCCAACCGCCATTTTATAAAGCAATCCAAGATTATTTCGAATCTCACGGCATTACTATTTTTACACCTCACGCAATCCGCGATGCAGTCACCGTTATCCGCAGTGATAAACTCCCCGACCCAGCGCTTACTCCAAATACGGGGTCGTTTTTTAAGAACGCGATCGTTGAAGATTGGCAGTTAAACGAACTACGGAAAGAATATCCCGATATTCCAACCTACGACATGTCCGATGGACGTTTTAAAGTCCCGACAGGGTGGCTCATTGAGCGAACCGGACTAAAGGGCAAAACCATTCACGGAATGCACATACACGATAAAAATGCTCTTGTCCTTATTAACGAATCTGCAAAAAGCTATTCTGATCTAGCTGCGGCACGCGACGAAATTATAGGTGCGGTTCGCGATCAGTTCCATATTATGATCGAACAAGAGCCTCTTGAAATTTAA